A single genomic interval of Procambarus clarkii isolate CNS0578487 chromosome 17, FALCON_Pclarkii_2.0, whole genome shotgun sequence harbors:
- the LOC138365590 gene encoding uncharacterized protein: MTTLRHYLPHYAVLKNSATMPIRIIFNCCAETKQNSVSLNDCLQTPPSLTQRLYDVMFKFRIGTYAYTADICKVFPRVDLHEEDHNYTKFLWIKDPNDPNSELISYRFASVLIGATSLLFLLQNLRHT; the protein is encoded by the coding sequence ATGACGACCCTAAGGCACTACCTGCCGCACTATGCAGTATTGAAGAATTCAGCTACTATGCCAATAAGGATAATATTTAACTGTTGTGCAGAGACCAAGCAGAATAGTGTTTCattgaatgactgccttcaaactccCCCTAGCCTGACTCAAAGGCTATATGATGTGATGTTTAAGTTCCgcatagggacttatgcatacaCGGCCGACATCTGTAAGGTATTCCCCAGAGTAGATCTCCATGAAGAAGACcataactacacaaagttcctatggatcaaggatcctaatgatccaaacagtgaattaatcTCCTACAGGTTTGCATCAGTTTTAATTGGTGCTACTTCTTTGCTGTTTCTGCTTCAAAACCTTAGACACACTTGA